A single region of the Lotus japonicus ecotype B-129 chromosome 4, LjGifu_v1.2 genome encodes:
- the LOC130712359 gene encoding uncharacterized protein LOC130712359: MHTSVRLMVNTPITGKPFTFMPLSDVVFKDPDTSFLIDVIGILTGSSGEQEFEKHGKVQKRITLEIEQEGVRVEAAFFGKYVDEIVGQLASGDMTNAVVVVQFAKIKPFKGRPSIQNVYGATQILFNRAIDEAGPIRERFFGD; the protein is encoded by the exons ATGCATACCAGTGTTAGGCTTATGGTTAACACCCCCATCACAGGAAAACCTTTTACCTTCATGCCTCTATCTGATGTTGTCTTCAAGGATCCTGACACATCCTTCCTCATAG ATGTCATAGGTATCTTGACTGGCTCCTCTGGTGAGCAGGAGTTTGAGAAGCATGGTAAAGTGCAAAAGAGGATCACACTAGAAATTGAACAGGAAGG AGTTCGTGTCGAGGCAGctttttttggaaaatatgtGGATGAAATTGTTGGGCAATTGGCTTCTGGGGATATGACGAACGCTGTAGTTGTTGTCCAATTTGCGAAGATAAAACCGTTTAaag GGAGGCCTAGCATTCAAAACGTGTATGGGGCAACCCAAATTCTTTTTAATCGTGCTATTGATGAAGCTGGTCCAATTCGAGAAAGGTTTTTTGGAGACTAA
- the LOC130713823 gene encoding uncharacterized protein LOC130713823 codes for MYFCEACVRHVVTAIPKYKIRLRVMDAKDSTTFVLFDQEANNLLNKPCSELVEKCHKDPSDSQVPSEIMSLIDKSFLFKIEVDNSSNTWFEPSYKVKRICSDPEVISQFKNANPHLESSPPYMLLTTPSSGSVGQGSSSSFAKDLNEDFNVAGGLSSNNSPVADKSRGCREGSIVLAPVSELKMQFETQKKSNKGKAEILPKKDCLDVCKASNGAPGGSSTACYPYNLINEPAAIEASSKLVSGVNGSSPLENPELSATKHDDLAHDKEVKVPQKMKSVASKKNVSASSKKNVQDKALNVETEGIIKASLPYNVNSEKPLHVESNDSPPAKRPSPEANPISDNKKPLKMVKKEKI; via the exons ATGTACTTTTGTGAAGCCTGTGTTCGCCATGTTGTTACTGCAATTCCTAAATACAAAATTCGTTTGAGGGTTATGGATGCTAAAGATTCGACAACCTTTGTTTTATTTGATCAAGAGGCCAACAATCTTCTTAATAAGCCATGTTCTGAATTGGTTGAAAAATGCCATAAG GACCCTAGCGATTCTCAGGTTCCGTCGGAGATTATGAGTTTGATTGATAAGTCATTTTTATTCAAGATTGAAGTTGACAATAGTTCCAACACATGGTTTGAGCCATCTTATAAGGTGAAGAGAATTTGTTCTGATCCTGAAGTCATTTCCCAATTTAAGAACGCAAATCCCCACTTAGAAAGCTCTCCTCCCTATATGCTTTTAACAACTCCTAGCTCAGGGAGTGTTGGCCAAGGATCTTCTTCAAGTTTTGCTAAG gaTCTTAATGAAGATTTTAATGTTGCTGGTGGGCTTTCTTCAAACAATTCTCCTGTTGCTGATAAAAGTAGAGGTTGTCGAGAAGGTTCTATAGTGTTGGCTCCTGTTTCTGAACTGAAAATGCAGTTCGAAACCCAAAAGAAATCCAACAAGGGAAAGGCAGAAATTCTACCTAAAAAAGAT TGTCTTGATGTTTGTAAGGCTTCGAATGGTGCTCCCGGTGGTTCTTCTACAGCCTGCTATCCATATAACTTGATCAATGAACCTGCTGCTATTGAAGCCTCTTCTAAATTAGTTAGTGGTGTTAATGGATCATCCCCCCTAGAAAATCCCGAGCTTTCAGCAACTAAGCACGATGATCTG GCTCATGATAAGGAGGTCAAAGTCCCACAAAAAATGAAATCAGTGGCTTCTAAAAAGAACGTTTCTGCTTCTTCTAAAAAGAATGTTCAG GACAAAGCTCTTAATGTTGAAACGGAGGGTATCATCAAAGCTTCCCTACCATACAATGTGAATTCTGAGAAACCTCTTCATGTGGAAAGCAATGATTCTCCTCCTGCTAAACGTCCTAGCCCTGAAGCAAATCCTATTTCTGACAacaagaagcctctgaagatggtcaagaaagagaaaatttgA